A genomic window from Gossypium hirsutum isolate 1008001.06 chromosome D10, Gossypium_hirsutum_v2.1, whole genome shotgun sequence includes:
- the LOC107915618 gene encoding uncharacterized protein: protein MATTYHPQTNGQDKVSIWKIKNILEKVVNPSRKGWSSILDDALWALRTTYKTLLGMSPYQLVFGKACRFLVEEEHKAMWAIKQVNMDYEAVGKKRLLDITKLEKI from the coding sequence ATGGCCACTACTTATCATCCACAAACCAATGGACAAGATAAAGTTTCAATTTGGAAAATTAagaacattcttgagaaggttgtgaaTCCTTCAAGAAAAGGTTGGTCTTCCATATTAGATGATGCTCTATGGGCATTGCGGACAACATATAAGACTCTATTGGGAATGTCACCGTAccaattggtttttgggaaagcatgtcgcTTTCTAGTTGAAGAGGAACACAAAGCGatgtgggcaattaagcaagtgaacatggactatgaagctgTTGGAAAGAAAAGGTTGTTGGACATCACCAAGCTAGAGAAGATTTGA